A DNA window from Argiope bruennichi chromosome X2, qqArgBrue1.1, whole genome shotgun sequence contains the following coding sequences:
- the LOC129960232 gene encoding regulation of nuclear pre-mRNA domain-containing protein 2-like isoform X2 — translation MLKKIDSYQSRLEERLKAADNELKARKNVVKDLEDSCVFYNAQYKDVKKVANAYMAYGRRLKNVESKLSEKMLLFSSQGENSSTCFSERNSCASPVIGTSSFHHDNTSMSGTSSKPSPGSVNEKGQDGLLSSDNLKSHSFSWSKISRNSLSDSAKRCENELEETLENRLGQSPKPKFSKLAEIFAETKSDSEKQMSPELALTRTSDLKFLSCPNIQNENIADLQITADQQNEVPKNTGLSSAETSSNQDTNILDCLNEKEITENDNEIEFLLEESYDTKKAKSNMDVKRRIELPLQSKGRNICTNASEKKHSDSNQPLNIREEEENKSSEDMTEGEMLN, via the exons ATGTTGAAAAAGATAGATTCCTACCAAAGTCGTCTAGAAGAACGTCTAAAAGCTGCTGACAATGAACTCAAAGCTAGGAAGAATGTTGTAAAAGATTTAGAAGACAGTTGTGTTTTTTATAATGCTCAGTATAAAGATGTTAAGAAAGTTGCCAAT GCATATATGGCATATGGAAGAAGACTAAAGAACGTGGAAAGTAAATTATCTGAAAAGATGTTGTTATTTTCGTCTCAAGGTGAAAACAGTTCTACATGTTTTTCTGAAAGGAATTCATGTGCATCACCAG ttattggtACTTCTTCCTTTCATCATGATAATACGAGTATGTCTGGAACATCTTCAAAGCCATCACCTGGTTCAGTCAATGAGAAAGGACAAGATGGATTGCTTAGTTCTGACAATTTGAAAAGCCACTCTTTTTCCTGgagcaaaatttcaagaaattctttGTCAGATTCTGCTAAAAGGTGTGAAAATGAATTAGAGGAGACTTTGGAGAATAGACTAGGACAATCACCTAAaccaaaattcagtaaattagcAGAAATATTTGCAGAAACAAAATCAGATTCTGAAAAACAAATGAGTCCTGAATTAGCTCTTACTAGAACAtctgatctgaaatttttaagttGCCCAAATATTCAAAATGAGAACATTGCTGACTTACAGATAACAGCTGATCAGCAAAATGAAGTACCAAAGAATACAGGTCTCAGTTCTGCAGAAACTTCCTCTAATCAGGATACAAACATATTAGATTgcttaaatgaaaaagaaataacagaaaatgataatgaaatagaatttttactgGAAGAGTCTTATGATACGAAGAAGGCTAAATCAAATATGGATGTTAAAAGAAGGATAGAACTTCCTCTTCAGTCAAAAGGGAGAAATATTTGCACaaatgcttctgaaaaaaaacattctgaCAGCAATCAACCTTTGAATATTCGTGAGGAAGAGGAAAACAAATCTTCAGAAGATATGACAGAGGGAGAAATGCTAAACTGA